One window from the genome of Bacilli bacterium encodes:
- a CDS encoding family 43 glycosylhydrolase, producing the protein MEKQLLLSEIHMRDPFVFADQKRHQYCLFGTTADGSKGRFEMYVSEDLVNFKGPYVVFDLKNNDDFWGKEDLWAPEVYYVESLKSYLMFATFHSQDHKRNTVALITDDLYEKPFTLYSDKITPPMMTNLDGTLFYENKQPRIIFCHEWLEINDGSYVYGKLTPDLKAIQEDSLKVLFRASEIPWSISPSFSKDGNDYISDGPYVIQKGSCQFLLYSTFGANGYQTGYCYTKNKWKSMHHSLEPLIEKNAGHSMVFKGFDHNDYIIYHAKNDSPDVVPTIKRITIKKGGLFSKPRLIVSA; encoded by the coding sequence ATGGAAAAACAATTATTGCTATCAGAAATACATATGCGTGACCCATTTGTCTTTGCCGATCAAAAACGGCATCAATATTGTCTTTTTGGCACCACCGCCGACGGATCGAAAGGTCGATTTGAAATGTATGTTAGTGAAGATTTGGTTAATTTTAAAGGCCCGTATGTCGTTTTTGATTTAAAAAACAATGATGATTTTTGGGGAAAAGAAGACTTATGGGCACCGGAAGTTTATTACGTTGAATCACTTAAAAGTTATTTAATGTTTGCCACTTTTCACTCGCAGGATCATAAACGGAACACAGTTGCTTTAATTACCGACGATCTTTACGAAAAGCCATTTACCCTTTATAGCGATAAGATTACGCCCCCGATGATGACTAACCTTGACGGGACTTTGTTCTATGAAAATAAACAACCCCGAATTATCTTTTGCCATGAATGGTTGGAAATCAACGATGGCTCATATGTATATGGAAAGTTAACCCCGGATTTAAAGGCGATTCAGGAAGATAGTTTAAAAGTTCTATTTCGCGCCAGTGAGATTCCATGGAGTATTTCCCCCTCCTTTTCCAAGGACGGGAATGATTACATTAGCGATGGGCCATATGTAATTCAAAAGGGATCATGCCAATTTTTACTGTATTCAACTTTTGGCGCAAATGGCTACCAAACCGGATACTGCTATACAAAAAACAAATGGAAAAGCATGCATCATAGCCTTGAGCCGCTAATTGAAAAAAATGCCGGCCACTCGATGGTGTTCAAAGGTTTTGATCATAATGACTACATTATTTATCATGCCAAAAATGATTCTCCCGATGTCGTACCGACCATTAAGCGGATCACAATAAAAAAAGGCGGGTTATTTTCTAAACCCCGCCTTATAGTGTCGGCTTGA